CCAATCATATCAGTTTACATCTTTCATTAGTTTTTCATGAATACAAAAGAACCACAATATTAACCATAACTAGATACCTattaccagtgttggccgaacgttctctctctctctctctctctctctttagcctttttctaccctttgggtgtaggcctccttcattttgcgccattcgtcgcggttctgtgcgacttggagccactgtttccccacagtcttcttaatgtcgtcgtcccagcgcatctggggtctactttgaggacgctcttccccccatggtcgccactcgagtagtcgtttgctccacgaatcggtcttccgtgctatatgaccagcccattcccacttcaaattggctacgcgttttataacatcattaactttgctctgttgtctcagccattcatttgttttacggtctctcaatgtgatccccaccaATTTTCTCTCTAACGCCTGCTGGGCAACGCTCAATTTACGTAGTATGTCTTTGGTGAAAACCCAGGTTTCAGCTCCATAAGTGAGAACAGGCAGGATACATTGGTCAAATATGCGTGCTTTTTGTTCGGCCTTAAGGTTCATTTTGAAGGCAAACTCGAGATTGGAATAGGCTGCCCAGGCTAGTCGTACGCGTCTGTTGATCTCATTGGTTTGGTTCTTTTTTCCAGTCACTATCTCTTGTCCCAAATACACGTATTTATCGACAGTTTCGATGGCGGTATGGTTAACTGTGATATTCGCCTTGACATCTGTGTTGGTCATAACTTTTGTCTTGTCTAGATTCATTTCCAGCCCACACCGTATGGAAGCATCGCTGAGTTCTTGGATCATGCTTTGAAGTTCAGCGGGGTCACTTGCCAGCAAGACAATATCATCAGCGAACCGCAAATTATTCAAGCGACTACCCCATATATTCAATCCACGCTTTTCCCAActttacaaattgaaccgtaacgTATGGTTACAGTtcacggttcaatttgtactggttaatggttaattgcattaacgtttcggccaacactgcctattacattattattatgtattaatattaCAAACATTTCACGAAAGGGGCCTTTCTTGCCGGAAAGAATCAAcattgaaaattattttcatggTGGTAACTCGTCACAGAATATTCTAtattgcaaaataaaaataaatgcttgCTTATATCCTTGTATCACTCAAGTTTTATGATAGAACCACATCCAACAGCAAATAAGAGTGAGAAATAAAATGTATGCAGTCAACAAATCGGAGTATAGTCTTCGCCTCCCAGGGAatccgttatttttttcctccAGGAGGCTGTAGTGGCTGGCCACGTTCTTTTCCACGAAGTTTTATTCCAATTGCTCTTTCAATCTTCCCAAGTACCAAGTTATTAGGAATACCGCGACCGGCTTCGTAGTCATTTACTATTTGCGGCTTCTCACAGATCTTTGTGGCCAAATCTTTCTGACTCATGCCCTTTGCTTGCCGTCCTTGCATGATAAGTTTTCCAAGATCCAGTGGTATCTTCTCGTGTTTTAATTCTTCAGTTTCTCTATCAAGTTTCGCCGTGTTTTTTGTGGTTCCATGCTGTTTATTAGTACCTGCTCCATATTTTTGTTGGGTGTCGACTGGTAAACCTTGACGGCGTGCGGCATTTACTGCTTGCTCAGTTTTTAAAGCTGATGCTTTCGGCGGTTTCTTGCGAAGAATAGTGACCGTATCCCATTCCGACATGTTTACGCACTTATAATTAATAAGAAAGTAAGCTAATTTGAAACTGTCTTTACTAAGATTTCGCTTTCTGCTTTGCTCGCGTCCTGTGACCGAAAAAAATAACTCACAGTACAGTACAGACAGAGTAAAAGACACAATGCACCATAGACTAGACTACAAatgtatttgtggtattttctataaaaagggaccttattgtcgatggcgcttacgccattataaacgatgctccgatataaatacaatgccgcgcgacgctgtgcggcgtaagcgccttcgacaataaggtcccttttcatagaaaatgccccattttaccTCAATCAcctgtcaaatattttttggcCTCAccacctaggaggatataaccaaacggagtagccattaacaggcattcccctctgtcgaaattagtcggccaatggtcatacacaatgtatggactgacgtttatctgacatggctattttgacgttacgtatacatttgacgttcccctcccccgcaaaaattggcacttttttgtacagcaaattacagacgtggcggctccgtagtccgtttggttatattatatcctcctagctcACCACAGAAGGAGCGGAATTCCGGTGCTAAATCAAGGCATTCCTTGCCTCCATAGTCAAACGAAGAATGTATAGACTTACCACGTCCTTCGCGCTCCCtataagggttcatccattaattacgtcacacgaatttctaaactttttttttctctgtcaaaatcgtattaattatattaaatataatttccctCGTGGAACTGTTTAAGGTTTTACCCCGTATCGGCATTATATTCACAAAtaaattgtagattttttttattgtatacgCAAAGACACGTAAACGACataagtttgtttactttttacaagaCAGATGTCAAAGGTTTGATTGccatataaaattgataatgttAGTTTTCGTTTCTATCACGACCAAATCACGACGCTTcactttccgaacagactctagcAGAGAAAgcactgttattgtttgtccttgtcacagtctcactttttttttattccccaccgtaaattttgtatggtttatggtgggctacaaatctactcgaccaatcatattgtcgttgtcgcattgcgtatgttctgtccctcacgggcgcacgcgtatagctcatctgtgtaatgctaggtctatgttttGTACAGCACAGCTATTAAGCcaactccagactacgcggcgcgaagccgcgaacgcgagtttgGAGTTGATTTCGCTGATTAATGAACTGGACTCCACAATCGCGTTCGgagcttcgcgcacgagtgtggagggccctttacagacaaggcgtctccatttAGTTACATCCTCCAAGGGTGTAATATTATTTTGCCTTGcaacattgaatttataatcaATCAATGTCATGGATATGTCACGTCAACGTCATTCATGTTACCAAATAATCGGTTTGGTTAACGTGCgtttatagtattttattaCGCTGAAACACACTACAACTTACACTAAAGTACACTATAACTTACGTGCTAGTTTAAGTATTTGCAACGTTTTCGGTAACTGGTTGATACTTTATATAACACTGCATACTTTACTGTAAAAGAAATGGAAGCAATGACCTGTGAAGAATCAGCCGACTCTGAAGAGGAGATTCTTGTCTTCGCGGAATTCGAGGATACTGTGAACATGGAAAACTATAGATCAATACATGTGCTTGGTATTAGTGGGAAAAATCCTATAATACAATTAGATGACACCATATTCACAGGTACATGACCTTTATACAATACCATCTTAGTTTAAaatctataatatatatatactctgTCAAGCCGTCCGTAGAAATAagtggcaaattaaaaaaaattaggcgcgaagggtaatcgtcccataaaaaatttgaatttcgcgcctttttgtactgacaagatttgcttgaccaactatatgtatttatgtttgttaaatGCGAAATAAACCATATATTAGGTAATTCTATCATTACAGGACAATTGGAAAGTCCTCTTGGAACATACATGTTCTTTTCTAGAGATGTGGCTCCGCCTAGTGTTGATCCTCTTTTTGACAAAGTGCCAAAGGAAAATATGAAGTATCTTTGTAAAGCAGACAAATACCTCAGAATGAAGCATACTTACATCACTCCTAGGGAAGGTGCAGGTAATTagataacattatttatttagcagCAGCAGCACAAAAGACTGCCAATTCTCTTGTCCACTACACTCAGTAAGTTTTAATATGTGTCTCTGTCTGTGGCTGCATATCTCCAAAACAGTTAAACCAATTTgtgtatagtttttagggttccgtacctcaaaggaaataacggaacccttataagatcactcgtgcgtctgtctgtctgcctgtccgtctgtccgtcccttttttttctgaaaccaattaagttgaaatttggtatacatatgtacgtttgtgacccaaagacggacatgtaacgcaaacaaatgaattttaaacatgggggccacttttggagagtaaatgaaaaaatttaaaaataaagattttcagacatcatgttatatatcaaatgaaagagctcattgtgagaatctcaaatatttttttttaataattttaggataaataatttagaagttattcaagaaaataggcaaaaaatgaccatcccccccctttatctccgaaactactgggtctaaaattttgaaaaaaattaacaaaataaaatagatatttacctatagattacaggaaaacctattagaaatcgctgtctagcgtgagtcggacttaattacttagtttttgttccgacccctacgggtttttttaaagacgtttcactcacgtttcacatacaaaatacattgtttaaattgcatacggaacccttggaacgcgagtccgactcccacttggccggttttttttaatagaatatCTTGTTGACCTTGGTTTTtcattatatgtggtattttctataaaaagggaccatattgtcgatggcgcttacgccattataaacgatgctccgatataaatacaatgccgcgcgacgctgtgcggcataagcgccatcgacaataaggtcccttctcatagaaaatgccccatatttggtggaaatattatattattttatactgtcATTGCAAATAGTtgtcagtttttaattttttttttcgtcataAGTGCTGAAATAATTGGAATAACTACCTAAAAAATAGATATGTGAGTAAATATGGCAGGGTGTGagtaaaacttttttcattaaacaaaacaattgTTGAAAAAATACTAGAATACTAGACCACTGAATTTTGATTTGATGTTTTCATCCTGAAGAATAAAAGTTAATGTTCCTTGTTTAAAATGTGGGGAAATTAACTATTTTACAGAAACAGATGTTCGAAGTGAACCTCCGGAAGATGAAGATAATTTGGTGCCATTAAATTTCAAGACAGTACAAGATGCAATAGATACCTTTAAAATGGAGTGGAAATCTAAAATACAAGAAGCTGACGTTAAAGTGAACCCAGACCATGCACCATGTGAAGATCAAGATATGACAAATTTAGATTTTAAGAGGctgtagtcgattttggagcaaaaatttaaaattgatagatttagtcgttgaaattatacacgttttgttacgtaatatctaaataacaagtattggtttctattagcacgttttctcatcttgccttttaataatgaggtcgcgagcgtgcgtcaccagtaatatatgaagagaaggggcagtttttaaaaaatcatcaaaaaaatatatggtggtaaattatacaaattgatgtataagaatagtttcagcaaatgttgtaaattgttcaagtatccaaattacgttgaaattaagtcgattttcagagaaattgttacttgttttgaagttatttctggagaaaattcaattcggtcactgactatcagtccgccggacgatatcggcctgtcacttagaacaaaaatttgacagttccgaacaaatgacaggccgatatcggccggcgaactgatagtcagtgggcccctttaactttcatttcctcgaactaagtcatataacaaaaatgtaatctgataaaggtcaagtacagaatatgtgtaatacaaatttaccatttttagcagtccaaactttacgaattttacaaataagagcgacaaaatcagtgctttacgcgcgtttacccaaacgtccttcagaaaaaaaatcattactaatttagtgagtctgttttcaaaaaattgatctaataaaaggcaagataagaagacgtgctaatagaaaccagtacttgttatttcaatttggtaacaaaaggtgtacaatttcatcgactaaatctatcaattttacatttttgcgagtaaaatcaacaccggcctcttaacccttaaatgcatgattttttgtttaactttttaataaattgaaatagatgtgtcatgttgtatagattgagggaaaaataaataaaaaaatcatagtatttaaaaaaaccatcaaatatacgatgcatatatacatcattatgcatttaagggttaagagcTGATATAAGTTAGTtgccatattttattatgaataaatttagtttatcATATCATCAAGGAAGTTTCTCAACATTTTTGCCTAAccatttatttaagatttaaattaaatttaacataacTGTTAGTTAATTGTTGCGCCTGGGTTTATTCATTTTCCCAATTATTGATTGTTGTGTTTATGTACGTTACTGTgagaagcaaaataaaactgcCGACTTAGAAGAAGAATGTATATGCCGCTAACCCGAAGATCATTGTTGGTTCACGACTTCCACAGATTCCAAAAAGCCATATTGGATTTGGGGGGGGGGTAAATTTAAGGGCCTACGGGCCAACGCCAACGGGCCCGAACAAGAGCCGTTTTCCGTTTCACCAAATATCAGTCGTCAACAatattagaaatgtaaaaaaatagttgaAATGCAAAAATATCACAGACAaagacaatagtacatttcgatgctagtgcggaaagtatgtcattaactcacgagtaccgagatatgaacgagtgaagaatgacatttcatgAGGTGGCGCTCTCCATGGAATctctatgtatgtatgaaaagtgtccatcaaaaaacagtaattaggcggcgccaccatacaccgaaatactaccaaaaacaacctacgtaatttggtcgggttatttgttgccttatataaCTTCAtgggttcatgttatactcatgtcccaggtgtcccagagcctaactagcgccaccggagagattaggaactattatttaaagctgaaagcggtcacttttgcaacaattctgccataagagattggcgtcatttctataccatccatagcgctgtgtccgacaagaaattgtagaaaataattgagggcgccactttctacGTAACTGATCATAGACCAgctcatagacctagcattacatagaccagctatacgcgtgcgcccgtaagggatagacatagatgacgtcataaacgtggggataccatattggtaaaaattacccctatatttgatatcacgttggggcgattaccctggaggcaaagttagcttgtttgacggtattaaaaaattgttaaataaaatgtcaatgggccgttctttttaggcgtatcaacaatgaaatacctcctataattcgcgcaggtggtacaaaactaaacatgtttagtaaataaaatgtattatgggttttaatttaaagaaatcacaaatcgcaatcacaccaattaatgtacaccacatttaatcttcacaacatttgtttatttattttttggaattagaagtacgaaaaaacttcgaggtcaaaattacccataaaattatgatattttcatctggtatccctaacatgattgttatgcagataaattaagaagaagtttaaaaatggctgacctcagactcctacctacctacgtaatttgggcggataattttacaaataatgttttgttaatttgcgtaaataattgtgatattacatttaaaactttcgcggtttaaacacatattaaatcacatttagaaacgggtctatcgcgaattttattttgttacctttatttaccgacgtttcgacacaggtttcactggtcgtggtcgcggctaacacAGGCAGTTAGATACataagatacataagactatcccgttcggtcattttcccccactcctcatgaccgatcctaactgatcatgaatctagtataactggatcggtcatgaggggtgggggaaaatgaccgaacgggatagtcttatgtatctttcagtaggagtagcagagaaagcgctgttattgtttgtccttgtcatagtttcactttttcaccgctgccacaaccgaggttgtggcaaacaaataagtacgtgacatgtcatgtttgtacGTTGCTTGTTtgattatcgttgttttgtatgaaattgtgctttctcttatgaaatatagtgatggttagcgttttgaatgcttgaactttgataaaatactggtgaattgttctgtaatcggctgtaatagccgctctgagcaaaaatatgagatcataacctttcacacgtaagtacagtattttacaccttcctcttaacgcaatatgtgagaataacatcgtaaaattacgttacacttaaagcaatgtagaatcaaacgatttcaataaaaatatcacaattatttacgcaaattaacaaaacattatttgtaaaattatccgcccaaattacgtaggtaggtaggagtctgaggtcagccatttttaaacttcttcttaatttagctgcataacaatcatgttagggataccagatgaaaatatcataattttatgggtaattttgacctcgaagttttttcgtacttctaattccaaaaaataaataaacaaatgttgtgaagattaaatgtggtgtacattaattggtgtgattgcgatttgtgatttctttaaattaaaacccataatacattttattttacgttttatttactaaacatgtttagttttgtaccacctgcgcgaattataggaggtatttcattgtttatacgcctaaaaagaacggcccattgacattttatttaacaatttttgaataccgtcaaacaagctaactttgcctccagggtaatcgtcccaacgtgatatcaaatattggggtaatttttaccaatatggtatccccacgtttatgacgtcatctgtctatcccttacgggcgcacgcgtatagctcgtctatgtaatgctaggtctatgtaactgatacatttttgacgtaaaatgcttaaacatggcaacaatttagtatggaaattttttagtttaattttatgtcaCACTAGCCTGCGCCCGGGTGGATCTtcaacatgaatctagtataactggatcggtcatgaggagtgggggaaaatgaccgaacgggatagttttatgtatctttcagtaggagtagcagagaaagcgctgttattgtttgtccttttcatagtttcacttttccaccgctgccacaaccgaggttgtggcaaacaaataagtacgtgacatgtcatgtttgttcgttgcttgtttaattatcgttgttttgtatgaaattgtgctttctcttatgaaatatagtgatggttagcgttttgaatgcttgaactttgataaaatactggtgaattgttctgtaatcggctgtaatagtcgctctgagcaaaaatatgacatcataacctttcacacgtaagtacggtattttacaccttcctcttaacgcaatatgtgagaataacatcgtaaaattacgttacactcaaagcaatgtagaatcaaacgatttcaataaaaatatcacaattatttacgcaaattaacaaaacattatttgtaaaattatccgcccaaattacgtaggtaggtaggagtctgaggtcagccatttttaaacttcttcttaatttagctgcataacaatcatgttagggataccagatgaaaatatcataattttatgggtaattttgacctcgaagttttttcgtacttctaattccaaaaaataaataaacaaatgttgtgaagattaaatgtggtgtacattaattggtgtgattgcgatttgtgatttctttaaattaaaacccataatacattttattttacgttttatttactaaacatgtttagttttgtaccacctgcgcgaattataggaggtatttcattgtttatacgcctaaaaagaacggcccattgacattttatttaacatttttttaataccgtcaaacaagctaactttgcctccagggtaatcgccccaacgggatatcaaatattggggtaattttt
The Cydia strobilella chromosome Z, ilCydStro3.1, whole genome shotgun sequence genome window above contains:
- the LOC134753982 gene encoding endothelial differentiation-related factor 1 homolog, whose translation is MSEWDTVTILRKKPPKASALKTEQAVNAARRQGLPVDTQQKYGAGTNKQHGTTKNTAKLDRETEELKHEKIPLDLGKLIMQGRQAKGMSQKDLATKICEKPQIVNDYEAGRGIPNNLVLGKIERAIGIKLRGKERGQPLQPPGGKK
- the LOC134755253 gene encoding uncharacterized protein LOC134755253, producing the protein MEAMTCEESADSEEEILVFAEFEDTVNMENYRSIHVLGISGKNPIIQLDDTIFTGQLESPLGTYMFFSRDVAPPSVDPLFDKVPKENMKYLCKADKYLRMKHTYITPREGAETDVRSEPPEDEDNLVPLNFKTVQDAIDTFKMEWKSKIQEADVKVNPDHAPCEDQDMTNLDFKRL